The following nucleotide sequence is from Mesorhizobium sp. J8.
TCTTGGCCACCGCCATGGCCTCCTCCTCGCTGCGGACCAGGAATGTCGGCTCGATCAGATAGCCCTGCATCAGCGCCGCGCAGCCCACGGCGGCCTGCAGAGGCGTCGTCGACACGCCGTGGCCGAAGGCGATGGTGAAAGAGTTGACCTGTTTCCAGACCTTGGGCTCGGTCGGACGCGCGACCTCGGGCAGCTCGGTCTGCATCCTGTCCAGAATGCCGAGGCGATGCAGGAATTCGCGGTGCCCTTCGATGCCGACCAGCTCGGCCTCCCTGGCCGACCCGATGTTGGACGAATAGAGGAACACTTCCGGCAAGGACAGGACGCGGTTCTTGCCATGGAAATCGTGGATGGCCTGGTGGCCGACCCGGATCGGATGCGAGGCATCGAAGCGGCTGTTCATCGTCGCCTTGCCGGAATCGAGCGCCATGGCCGAGGTGAAGCTCTTGAAGGTCGAGCCCATCTCGTAGAGACCCGCCGACATGCGGTTCAGCCGGTCCTTTTCCTGCGCATTGTAAGGATTGTTCGGATCGAAGTCCGGCACCGAGGCCATCGCCATCACTTCGCCCGTCTTGATGTTCAGCACGACGGCGCCGGCGCCCAATGCGCGATAGCGCTCCAGGCCGGCGGCGATCTCGTCGCGCACCACATGCTGGACGCGCAGATCGATCGAAAGCCTGACCGGCTTGAGATCCTTGGCCACGGCCAGACCCGACGCCTGCAGGTCGCTCAACCCCTGCTCGTCGATATACTTCTCCATGCCGGAGATGCCCTGGTTATCGATGTTGGTCAGGCCGACGATATAGGACGAGGTCTCGCCGCTCGGATAGAAGCGCCGCTTTTCGGTGCGGAAGCCGAGCCCGGGTATGCCCAACGCCAGGATGTCGGCCTGCTGCTTCGGCGTCAGCTGGCGCTGCAGCCAGACGAAGCCGGCGCCGCTCTTGAGCTTGCGGTAGGTCTGCTCGTAGTCGATCTCCGGCAGCACGGTCGACAATTTCTCGATCGCTTCGTCGGCGTCGACGATGCGGCGCGGCTCCGCAAACAGCGACGCCGTCTTGATGTCGGTCGCCAGCACCTCGCCGTTGCGGTCGACGATATCCGGACGCGATGCCGTGACCCGGCTCTCCGGGCCGCCCGAAAGATCCGGGTTCTGCATGCCGAGATAGACGAGCCGGCCGGCAATGGTCGAATAGATGGTGAAGAACACCGCCATGGTCATGACGATGCGCGTCCTTGCCTTGCCGCCCGTCGCCTTGCGGGCGGCATCGACGACGATCGAGCCGTCCTCGGCCTGCTTCTTCCGGCGCTTCAGCAGGTCACCGATCCTTGGAAGCCTGCTGATCATTGAACGGTGCTCCCGGTGACCACTGGATCCTTGCCGTCCGAAGGCTCCTTGCCCGAATTGTCGGCCATGCCGCCAAGGCGCTGCGAGGAGAGATCCTCGATGGTCACGGGTTTCACGGGAATATCGTCGAGGCTGCCGATCTGGTGCGCGTTCACCGGCTCGAGTCCGAGCTGGCTCTTATAGACGTCGGCAAGCTTCTGCAGCCGCGACGGCTGCGTGAGCAGGCTCCAGTCCGCCTTGAGGAGATCGATCGTTTCCTCCTCGTAGTGGATTTGCGCCTGGATCTTCTGCACCGCCGCCAGTTGCTCCTCGGCTTCCCGCTTCGTCTTGTAGGTCAGGGCCGCGGCCGAGACCATGACGGCAATCAGGACTATGTCGCTGGTACGAAACACGTGCTCACCTCTCCCCCGGCCGCTCGACGGCGGGAAGCTTTGGAAGGCCGAAAATCGAAAAATCGCCGGCGCGTGCCGGAGCGTCGGTGCGGATCGCGGCGCGCAGCCTGGCCGAGCGCGCGCGCGGATTGGCGTCCAGCTCGGCTTCTCCCGGCGTCACGCCGCCGCCAGCTTTACGGAAAGTCGCGACGCGCTGCGGCGCATCGGGCATGTGGCGCGAGCCGCCGGCGGCTTCGGAACGATCGGCGATGAAGCGCTTGACGATGCGGTCCTCCAGGGAATGGAACGTCACCACCGCGAGCCGTCCGCCGGGCTTCAGCACACGCTCGGCGGCTAGCAGCGCCCTTGCCAGTTCGCCAAGCTCGTCATTGACGAAGATGCGCAGCGCCTGGAAGACGCGCGTGGCGGGGTGGATCTTGTCCTTCGGCGCCCGTCCGATATGCGTTTGGATGGCGTCGGCGAGATCGAGCGTGCGCTCGAAAGGCTTCTTCTCGCGCCGGCTCTCGATCATGCGCGCGATGCGCCCGGCGTGACGCTCCTCGCCGAGAAAGCCGAAGATGCGGGCAAGGTCGCCCGCCTTGAAGGTGTTGACGACGTCGGCCGCGGAGAGACCTGCCTGCGCCATGCGCATGTCGAGCGGCCCGTCGGCGCGAAACGAAAAACCGCGTTCGGCCTGGTCGAGCTGCATGGACGAGACGCCGATGTCGAGCACGACGCCCTCGGCGCTTTCGACATGCTCGTCCAGCGTCGAGAACGGCGCCTGGACCAGCCTCAGCCGGCCGCCGGCCTGCTCTTCGAGCGCCCTGCCCGCCGCGATTGCGTCCGGATCGCGGTCGATGGCGACGACTGAAGCGCCGCGATCGAGGATAGCGCTGGTGTAGCCGCCGGCGCCGAACGTCCCGTCGATGATGGTATCGCCCGCTTTCGGCGCGAGCGCATCGAGCACCTCGGCAAGGAGGACCGGAATGTGACGGGCCAGTCCGCCAACGGCGTGAGCGTCATCGCCGTGGCCAGCCATCATTCCGATCGCTCCCCGGGCTTCGTCCCCTGCCGAAGCTGCAAAAGCCTGGCCCGCGCCTGCGCCCCATAGGCGGCAAGCCGTCCCGGCTCCCAGATTTGAAAGAAATTGCCGCGGCCGACAAAGGCCACCTCGTTCGAGATGCCCGTATGCTCGCGGATGAAATCGGTCATGGTGATGCGGCCGTCCTGGTCCAATTTCAGGAATGTGCCATCGCCGTGGCAGAAGAACGACATGTCGTCCGCCGTCTGCAGGAACGGGTCTTCCAGCGCTATCCGCTGCTCGTAGCGGTCGAGCAGATCGAGGCCACCCACATCCATGGCCGGCAGGTCCAGGCAGCGCAGCGCGTAGAGTTCCGAATAGCCGCGCTTCTGCACCACGGCGCGGAAATGCGCCGGAACGGACACCCGCCCCTTCGCATCGATCCTGTTCACCGCGTTTGACAGAAATCGGTCCAATGAACGCTACAGCCGCTTCCGCCGCCGTACCCCTTCCCATGTTGTTCTCCGCGCCCCCGCCTCGCTTGCGGCAGATCGCTTCATTCACCGGGGCGAAAACCGGCAAACGCGCAGCCGCCGCGGCTGCCCGATTGGCGTACGCTTCACCCTGACGCGGAACGAAAGCTTGATCTGAATGGGATATCATGGGGTATTATGGGCGTCAACGGGAACAGACATCACAAACATGCACGCCACAACCAGAAAGCGCAGGCCGAAGGCGCGTCTCGTCTTTATCGTCTATTAAGCCTAACGAAGCGTTTAGAGCCCTCTGGCCCAAAAAGACGCGGCTTGCTGTGGACGGCCGGCGCGCATAGCGTCGAGTGAAGTTCTGCCTGATCGAGGATCGAATTGATGTCCGACACCGCGAAGTCCCGCGCCGCGACGCTTACCCATTTGCGCAGCGCCGGTTTCGCCAAGGGCGATCCCATCCCCTTGCCGCTGACCATGGCCTCGATCTTCCACGCGCCGGGCGACGCGACCGGCTTCGATCAATATGGCCGTTTCAGCAACCCGACCTGGCATGCCGTCGAGCATGCGCTTGGCCATCTGGAAGATGCGCAGTGCGTTGCCTTCCCATCGGGAATGGCGGCGATTTCCGCCGCTTTCTTCGCGCTCGCCAAATCGGGCGACCGCATCCTTTTGCCGTCGGACGGCTATCACACGACGCGGGCTCTGGCCGAGCGTTTCCTGAAACCGCTCGGCGTCGCCTATCAGGTGAGGCCGACGGCAAGCATGCTCGATGGCGGCTTCGCCGGCTACCGGGCGGTGTTCGTCGAAAGTCCGTCGAACCCGCGGCTCGACATCTGCGACATCACCGCCGTCGCCAAGGCCGTCCATGCGCAAGGAGGGCTCCTGATCGTCGACAACACGACGATGACACCCTTCGGCCAGCGCCCGCTGGATCTCGGTGCCGACGTCGTGGTCTCGGCCGACACCAAGGCGATCAACGGCCATTCGGACGTGCTCTTTGGCCATGTCGCCAGCCGCGATCCCGACATTGTCGCCAGGGTGAAGGATTGGCGCGAGACGGCCGGCGGTATCCCCGGCCCGTTCGAGGCATGGCTCGTGCATCGCGGCCTCGAGACGCTCGAAGTACGCTTCGACCGCATGTGCTCGTCGGCCGAAACCATCGCGCGGCGCCTGAAGGACCATCGCGCCGTCAGCGGCTTGCGCTTTCCCGGGCTCGAGGGCGACGCCTCGCACAATCTGGCGCGTGCCCAGATGGAGCGCTTCGGTTTTTTGATCTCGTTCGAGCTGGCCTCGGAACAGAAGGCCGAGGCGTTCATCGACAATTGCGCGCTGATTGAATCGGCAACCTCATTCGGCGGTGTTCATACATCGGCTGAGCGGCGCTCGAAACGCGGCGACGCCGTGCCGCCTGGCTTTGTTCGCCTGGCGATCGGCTGCGAGCCAGTCGAGGAGCTCTGGCGGGCGATCGAGGCGTCGCTGGACAAGATTGGCGCCTAGTCCCGCTATACCAGATCGTCAGCCTCGATGTTGCGCCGGCCATGCAGCACGCGGAGGATTTCGACCGCATCTTCGCCGACGCGGTAAAAGGTGAGATATTCGCCAACGACGAGATGGCGGATGCCCGGAGCGATATCATCTCGCAAAGGACCAGATGCAGGGTAAATGGCGAGTTGCTGCCACCGGTTTTCGATGCGATCGAGCAGCCGGTCCGCTGCAGCTTCGCTATCACGCGCAACATATTGCCAGATCGCGATCAAATCCTCTTCGGCATGCGAGGTTCGAACGATAGCCCGCAAGCGTCATACCGCTCCGCCGGACCGAAAGCGCCGGCGCGCTTCAGCCTTGATTTCGTCCATCGATACAAACCGTCCCGGCCCGCTGTCGATCCCCTCCTGAACGAGCTTGCGCAACTCCTCCACGGTGTAACCGAGCAGGTCGCGGCGCTCCTTCCATTGCCTGAGCGCATCGCGGATCACTTCGCTCGCGGAAGCATACTCTCCGGCGGCTACGACATCGTCGACGGCCTGCGCCAGTTCCGGCGAAAGCGTGATGCTGCGTTTGTCGACCTGGCCCATGACGTGCTCCTATTTCGCTAGAAGGTACGATTTAATCGCACCAGCTTCAAGACTGACCACGTCGGGGAGGCCGCCTCACGGCAATGCTTGAATCAGAGATTCCACCCGTCGGCGTAACCCTGCTGATCCCGTTCAGCTATCGCTAGGACAAAATTGCCAGCTGGCCTGTAAGCCGGGTTCTGTATGGCCCTCGCCTTGCGACGAGAACGTGGCGGCCATTCATCTTGGGCGCATGTCGCCATGCGCCTCACGCAACCTACCCGGACGGTGGGCCGGAAACAGCCCTCGAAGGTTTCCCTTCGCACCGCCCCTATTCGGTTTTGCTCCCGGTGGGGTTTGCCGTGCCGCTCCTGTTGCCAGTCGCGCGGTGGGCTCTTACCCCACCCTTTCACCCTTGCCCGGCAATGCCGGGCGGTTTGCTTTCTGTGGCACTTTCCCTGGGGTCGCCCCCGCCGGCCGTTAGCCGGCACCGTGTCTCCATGGAGCCCGGACTTTCCTCACCCGCAACCTTTCGGCTCTCGCGGGCGCGGCCGCCCGGCCAGCTGGCAAGGGCGTATAAAGGGATTCCCGCTTGAAAACGCAAACGAAAAAGCCGGGTGAGTGCCCGAAGCGCAATGGATTTGGGACAACGACATGCATCAGACAGACACTCGTTGCCCAAATCCATTCCACGGACGGGCTCAGGCCGGCGAACCGAGCGCCGCCATCTGCACCTTGACCTTGCTGCAATAGGCGGCCGAAACCGGATTCATCCGCGTCGCGCCATGACCCGCATTGTACTTGAGGATCGTGCCGCAGGTGGTGCCGCCGCCGAGACCTTGCGCCATGGCGAGATACTTCATGCCGTATTTGATGTTGGTGTCGGGATCGAACAACCCCTTGGCCGAACCGGTGTAGCCCATCATGCGCGCCGTGGCCGGCTTGATCTGCATCAGGCCGATCTCGCCGGCGTTGCCGACCATGTTCGGCCTGTAGTTGCTTTCGATCTTGATGACGGCCCTGGCCAGCGACACCGGCACGCCATAGCTCGCGGCATAGCGGGCAATGATCGTCGAATACTGGCCGTCCCCCGTCGCTGGCGACGACAACGCCGGCTTCTCAGGGCGGATGGAGGCTGTCGCGGTCAGGTCGATAGTCTGCCTGTTGTGCTTCGTATTGCGCCTTGCCGTTCTTTTCGCCGCCTTGGCTGCGGCAACCTTCTCCACCTTGGTCGGAGCGGTTCCCTTGATCGTGGAACCCTCGGCTGCCGGGCTTGCCTTCGGTGCCGCGGGCGCGGCGGCGAAGCCATTGTCAGCCCGCAAGCTCAGAGGGGCACTGTTCGCTGGATTGAAGGCAAGAGTCATCACTCCGGCAGCAACGGCTGCCGCTACAACGGTCAATCTTTGCATGTAGTCCTGTTCTGTTAGGGCCGCGCGAAGAACTTCGCGCAGTTAGGTCAATTCAACGCCGGGGCATCTTGGGGGATAGACGCCCGACAACTTGCGGGAGAGGCATTTGGAGGCGGAATTGGCGGCAATGAAGGCGGCGCAATTCACTTTAAATGACAGATTGTAATTTAAGGAACTTATCGCGACTGTTTGGCTGAAGCTGCCTCTACGGAAGCCACGAGCCTTTCAAGTGTGCGGATCGTCGATTTGTCCGCCACGCCATCCACCAGCCGCCGCCTGAAATGCCGCTGGAACGCCGCCACCACGATCTCCGTCTGTCGGTCGTAGACACCCGATATCTCGACGCCATAGCCATAGAGCGCCAGCATAGACTGCAGCGCCTCGACGTCGGCGCCGGTGTCGCCGGCCTTCAGCGCGGCGCCGGGCCTTATCGGCGCCGCCGGCACGAGATGGCCGATACCGGCCGCGAACAGGGCCTTCCAGGGAAATTTCTCGCCAGGATCGATCTTGCGACCCGGGGCCACGTCCGAATGCGCGAGCACCCTAGCCGCGGGGATCGAGTAACGGCCCACGATACCTGCGCACAAGCCGATCACGGCATCGATCTGCCGCCTCCGAAAAGCCTTGTAGCCCAGCGAATGCCCGGGATTGACGATCTCGATGCCAACCGAACAGGAGTTGATGTCGGTGCGGCCGAGCCAGGAGCTCTTGCCGGCGTGCCAGGCGCGGTCGCTCTCGCGCACCATCTGCACGATGCGGCCATCCTCGTGGACAAGATAGTGCGAGGAGACTTCGCTCGCTGGATCGCACAGCCACGCCTCGGCGCCGGCGCCGCTTGCCATTCCGGTATAATGCAGCACGATCATATCGGGCCGATGCGTCTCTCGGCGCGGACCGAAATTCGGCGAGACCCGGACCTCGGCGCCTGGCTGGTCGGGCAAAAAGCCGCTCATACGTGCCTGAGGCCCCGCTCGATCATCTCATAGGCGGCATTGATCGCCGCGACCCTGGTGGTGGCGATCTTGATGAATTCCTGCGGCAGTCCGCGCGCGATCAACCTGTCCGGGTGATTGTCGGAGATCAGCTTGCGATAGCGTTTCCTGATTTCCTCGAACGGCTTGCCGCGCTCGATGCCCAGAACG
It contains:
- the mraZ gene encoding division/cell wall cluster transcriptional repressor MraZ, which produces MDRFLSNAVNRIDAKGRVSVPAHFRAVVQKRGYSELYALRCLDLPAMDVGGLDLLDRYEQRIALEDPFLQTADDMSFFCHGDGTFLKLDQDGRITMTDFIREHTGISNEVAFVGRGNFFQIWEPGRLAAYGAQARARLLQLRQGTKPGERSE
- a CDS encoding peptidoglycan D,D-transpeptidase FtsI family protein produces the protein MISRLPRIGDLLKRRKKQAEDGSIVVDAARKATGGKARTRIVMTMAVFFTIYSTIAGRLVYLGMQNPDLSGGPESRVTASRPDIVDRNGEVLATDIKTASLFAEPRRIVDADEAIEKLSTVLPEIDYEQTYRKLKSGAGFVWLQRQLTPKQQADILALGIPGLGFRTEKRRFYPSGETSSYIVGLTNIDNQGISGMEKYIDEQGLSDLQASGLAVAKDLKPVRLSIDLRVQHVVRDEIAAGLERYRALGAGAVVLNIKTGEVMAMASVPDFDPNNPYNAQEKDRLNRMSAGLYEMGSTFKSFTSAMALDSGKATMNSRFDASHPIRVGHQAIHDFHGKNRVLSLPEVFLYSSNIGSAREAELVGIEGHREFLHRLGILDRMQTELPEVARPTEPKVWKQVNSFTIAFGHGVSTTPLQAAVGCAALMQGYLIEPTFLVRSEEEAMAVAKRVVSDKTVEGMRYLYTLNAEKGSARNARAPGYRVGGKTGTAEKVINGRYSKELNFNTFVAAFPMDDPQFLVFTIADAPHPEKPGMTDVAANNAGVMAGNIIRRSAAMLGVKPDFSHENGATLVSYQ
- a CDS encoding type II toxin-antitoxin system ParD family antitoxin, which translates into the protein MGQVDKRSITLSPELAQAVDDVVAAGEYASASEVIRDALRQWKERRDLLGYTVEELRKLVQEGIDSGPGRFVSMDEIKAEARRRFRSGGAV
- the rsmH gene encoding 16S rRNA (cytosine(1402)-N(4))-methyltransferase RsmH — its product is MMAGHGDDAHAVGGLARHIPVLLAEVLDALAPKAGDTIIDGTFGAGGYTSAILDRGASVVAIDRDPDAIAAGRALEEQAGGRLRLVQAPFSTLDEHVESAEGVVLDIGVSSMQLDQAERGFSFRADGPLDMRMAQAGLSAADVVNTFKAGDLARIFGFLGEERHAGRIARMIESRREKKPFERTLDLADAIQTHIGRAPKDKIHPATRVFQALRIFVNDELGELARALLAAERVLKPGGRLAVVTFHSLEDRIVKRFIADRSEAAGGSRHMPDAPQRVATFRKAGGGVTPGEAELDANPRARSARLRAAIRTDAPARAGDFSIFGLPKLPAVERPGER
- a CDS encoding N-acetylmuramoyl-L-alanine amidase, which gives rise to MSGFLPDQPGAEVRVSPNFGPRRETHRPDMIVLHYTGMASGAGAEAWLCDPASEVSSHYLVHEDGRIVQMVRESDRAWHAGKSSWLGRTDINSCSVGIEIVNPGHSLGYKAFRRRQIDAVIGLCAGIVGRYSIPAARVLAHSDVAPGRKIDPGEKFPWKALFAAGIGHLVPAAPIRPGAALKAGDTGADVEALQSMLALYGYGVEISGVYDRQTEIVVAAFQRHFRRRLVDGVADKSTIRTLERLVASVEAASAKQSR
- a CDS encoding cystathionine gamma-lyase, whose amino-acid sequence is MSDTAKSRAATLTHLRSAGFAKGDPIPLPLTMASIFHAPGDATGFDQYGRFSNPTWHAVEHALGHLEDAQCVAFPSGMAAISAAFFALAKSGDRILLPSDGYHTTRALAERFLKPLGVAYQVRPTASMLDGGFAGYRAVFVESPSNPRLDICDITAVAKAVHAQGGLLIVDNTTMTPFGQRPLDLGADVVVSADTKAINGHSDVLFGHVASRDPDIVARVKDWRETAGGIPGPFEAWLVHRGLETLEVRFDRMCSSAETIARRLKDHRAVSGLRFPGLEGDASHNLARAQMERFGFLISFELASEQKAEAFIDNCALIESATSFGGVHTSAERRSKRGDAVPPGFVRLAIGCEPVEELWRAIEASLDKIGA
- a CDS encoding lytic transglycosylase domain-containing protein encodes the protein MQRLTVVAAAVAAGVMTLAFNPANSAPLSLRADNGFAAAPAAPKASPAAEGSTIKGTAPTKVEKVAAAKAAKRTARRNTKHNRQTIDLTATASIRPEKPALSSPATGDGQYSTIIARYAASYGVPVSLARAVIKIESNYRPNMVGNAGEIGLMQIKPATARMMGYTGSAKGLFDPDTNIKYGMKYLAMAQGLGGGTTCGTILKYNAGHGATRMNPVSAAYCSKVKVQMAALGSPA
- a CDS encoding type II toxin-antitoxin system RelE/ParE family toxin, which codes for MRAIVRTSHAEEDLIAIWQYVARDSEAAADRLLDRIENRWQQLAIYPASGPLRDDIAPGIRHLVVGEYLTFYRVGEDAVEILRVLHGRRNIEADDLV